From Panulirus ornatus isolate Po-2019 chromosome 70, ASM3632096v1, whole genome shotgun sequence:
CGATAAGTCTCACGGTGAGGTCAGGGGTATCACTGATAATTATGTTCCCTCCATGAAGGTCACAATGACAATAGCCAGCGTGATGGAGAGCTTTCACTTCTGAGACCAATTCTATGAATACTTTCAGGGCGTCATCAACGCTGGCAGTGTTCATGAAAGTGTCATAACACactccagcacacaactccataacTAGGCTGAGGGGTTCCATAAGTACACCATGAAGTCGCGGAGCACCTGCAGTTCCATTTAGTTTGTGCAAGACGCGAGCTTCTTTATCCATCTCTGTCATGGCGTCGGGTCCGATATATTCCTTGATAGCTACAGGCACGACTTCACCATCAGGCAGGTAAAAGGATCCCTTATATGTTATGCCAGATATCCCTTGACCCAACGATTCTCCTTTCACTAAGTCTTCCAAGCGAATCACGGGCACTTCCTCAGGGACGGCCCAGTCAGTTCCGGCCAAAATTTTTCTGCAGACCATTTTTGAGACACGTCTGCTCTGTATGAACGACAGAACAGAACTGAAAAGTTTGTGCCTCGACGGGCCTTTATATAGTCAGTGATCACGTGACCTCTCACATGACCTGATCAAATCAGAGCAAATCGTACGGAGTTGATTTACTCTGTAATAATATTaaaaacaatgaagaaaatataaagatattagtaaaatatatatatatatatatatatatatatatatatatatatatatatatatatatatatatatatatatatatatatatatatatatatatatatatatatatatatatatataatgtaaagcaCTGATTTTACTAAACTTGCTGCAAAAATCAACACAAGCTCCAACGTTCCGACTGTATTTCAAGTGATTTTCATTCTTGAAATGGCGTGAATTACAGTTGAAAGGCAgaagcttctgtgtttatttgtttaacgactatatatatatatatatatatatatatatatatatatatatatatatatatatatatatatatatataatactattccTAGAACCTACATTAGAGAAGATAAGGATACAGCGAAGGTATGTCGTCGTGAAGATCTGCATGCAATAAAAATTAGGATGTACTTAAGCTGTTGGTTGAAATTACTAATGCTTAACAAGGTAATGGAATGTGTGCACAGTTTGATAAGACTCCGGAAATTTGCAATTGTTTTTATTCTTAATATGTTCACTTTTAAAGAGATCGGAATGCAGGCTTCTCAGTTATTTTGTTGTATacttaacagtatatatatatatatatatatatatatatatatatatatatatatatatatatatatatatatatatatatatatagcgaataaACTTCATACCATCTTTTACTTTTAAATACATTCCTTATTTCTACCGGCCTATAGTTTACCAGCACATACAATAACGACTAGGCTATACGGTAATCGGAAAATCAACTGCAGAGCTAAACTGTTCTCAAACGTCTGTGTCACCTATTTACAAATATGGTGGCCATACCTGAAGAGCAATTGCAGCTTTTGCTCTTGACTATATCACGTTTCCTCTGCCTAGAGATATAATTGACTTACTTCACCAGTTCTAAGCTAAAGCAGGAATGCCAAGTGTGTGATAGGCTAGTTAACGGAACATACGTAATTATCTAACGTCCCGCAGATAATGTTGAAGGATATCATTCTAGGAATGGATATTATTCTATTAAAGTTACAAATAGGAAATGCTGTTAAAAGAATAAGGCAATACAATTTGCTCGAACATGTTCCCATGATCGCATTAACTGAGCAACGGAATTACCTGGAGAGCTGTATACGCACCATTTGATTTTTCTGTCACTTCAATCAGATCTTATATATCACAGGATCATAATATTTACTCCAGTTTTCACGTGTAGGTTTAGAAATCATAAAACTAATTGTTTAATGTTGCTCTTCTGTAAGACGTGCCGTCACCTCTTGCCTTAGGAATTAGGAATCCACTGATATAATGTCCATTGGTACCGACGTTGAAATCGTAGTAAAATTCAGTTTAGCTCCGCATCGCAATCAACTCTAGGATAAAGTTACTTATGTTTTCGGCGCTTTATATACTTAGTTGTGATTACAAAAAAATACCTGTGAATCCTTGTTTCATTGAATAATAATGTCACAAAAGACAAGAGTAATATATCTGGGAAAATACAAATCATCATTTCCTATGCAAACCTGACCACACCTCCCTAATACTCAAGGTTTCAATATTTTCAATAATCTAGTCCAAATATACTTGATGACCAACGTGCTAAAGGAGTCCAGTGTAACGTTTGAGTTTTCCCATTATTTCGGAAACTAGGTAAGGTTATTAAGGTTTTTATATGTTCTGGTCATACAAGAGTACTACTGAACTTTACATTAAcccaacattttccctgataCACATACTATCATTCTTAAAATTCGAAACTTTAGGAAAATCAATAAACCAAACACTGCTCTACAGGAATTTCATTTAATCTCAACggcatatgtaatgcaacgacaTAAATGAAAATCCATTTCCCAAAGTTTCGAAGCGGaggtaatttttttcttatttttaataTCGCCACTCTCCACGGACATATAACTACCACAAAGAAAATTATAAGTATACTAGTCTTTGACTCCTGCTCTAAGTGAtgtcataaatatatttactaatGAAAGGCTAACTTCCTCCTCGCACTCCTTTACGACTCTTCCAGAAAGTTCGTATGATACTTGGCACTGATTTGGCTCCATTCTAGATATCTGCTTTAAAACATCATCTCCAATTAACGTAGTTCTGCATAATTAATCttcttcactttatatatatatttctttgacttCATATTTGATCCTTACATCATCTTTGTTAAATATCTTCTCAATCCCATAGACTATATCATCTCCATTCTTGGTGAAACTGAAGGTAAATTTCTTATGGAAATCACGGTAGAATTAGTATATAGATACCCAACACTGACGCAAAAGGCAGAAAAAAGACTTTAACATCACTTATCAAATATTTGTAATGCATTAGCCTGACATTACAAAAGATTTTAACAATCTCTTTTTCTTAGTATACACTTCTTTTCACCACGGCTTCATAACAACCAACTTATCTTCATTGTTCCTTTGACTTGAGGGGATCTGGTCTGGTTTCATTTGGGTAAACATCACTATATTAAGACATCACTATATTAAAATATAAGCAAGGATATCCGAGGTTACTTCGTTAACTGTACATCAGAGAAAATCATGATCTTCCAAAATGCAGATCTACGGAAGCGTTCACGTCCCTCGCCCACCAACTGCCCACCAGCCATTCTATTTCAAATCTTCTAACCTTCCCGGAAGCTGCTGGTCTCTCCCTAAATTGGCTTCTTACGCTACAACTCCCGTACCATTTGGCGATTCTTTCTATTGGGACTTCCTTAGACGCCACCAGAGTATGCGAGCAGCCATAATTGATATCAACTTTGTTGAAGAAGGCGTCGGCACAGAACACTTCCACGCAATGTACTGCACTGAGGCAGCCATTTTCGACTTGACCACCTACACCGTCGTCTCAGGACCCTCCCACTTAGTCGACATCAACGAATTTCTTGGTGTACTTAACCAGTACGACGTATTGCTCTTCAAGGGAGGATATATCGAGGCTCTCTTTACCACCGTTTTCAAATGCCGCGCTAAAGTTGTTAACCTTGAGGATCTGGGATGTCCTACCTACAACACACTCATGTCGGATCCCAACTTCCTCCGTATCACTGGCCTCTCTGTGGAGCACATCACTTGCCACAGGCATGCTCTCAGCCCACAACACTGCGCCCTGGCCGAAGTCATTGTATTTGCAGGCTGGTTGATCTTGCCTTCCCTCTTCAAAGaacaaatgaaactcttccgacgctaccgtgccttccataaagctaccatcaaagaaatcactttctacccaatgcgcaaggattcagTCAGCcggtcttcatatgactggggctattcttccatctgattgattcatttttcaaggttaaggaaagtgattcatttttcaagattaaggaaagtgattcatttttcaagattaaggaaagtggttcaattttcaagattaaggaaagtgatcCCTTTTttaagattaaggaaagtgattcaattttcaagattaaggaaagtgattcaattttcaagattaaggaaagatataaacatattgtattttctccgttggcgtcagggtaaacacccatcccccccgaagcttggttacctttccgtggtgggggggacttcatggattgagcagtagcaaccatcgttggttgcttctgttcaatccatgaacgaaaaaccaagcatcttgaacgtaaatgTCGTATAGATTCACTTTGTGTCAAAACTGACATTCGGAGGAATAGTTTTAGATTTCAAATCGTCTTTTCTATAAATTTTCGAGTTCCACAACCAATAACTTGGTAAGATCATATTTCTGGAGAGACATATATACACTACAGTTGCTGTGGATGGCTCTGCAGCCATGACCAGGAATATTGTGGTTTGTGGTGTCAACATGTCGTTCCATAAGACATCCTGAGTCACTGCATTATTCATCTACACTTGAGCAGCAGATAACTGGAGCCCACGATGGCACAAATCAGTCTGGCTTAAGTCTTtcctaaaggaaagaaaaaacaagataCTTCTGATCCTCAACGGAAGCAGGTCAGTAAAAGGTTTACATACTCAGTATGTATACTGAGAGAAGAATTATAATAGTAACAGTACTAACAAACCTGTATATGAAATTTCGTTTTCACCAGATAAGCTTCCCTCTAAAAAACTAATCCGTTTTCTTTAACATTATCAAAGACAGAGAATGGCATATTATGGGGAACATTGGCAATTTAATCAAACATTCAGTGACCGTCTAATACTGGCATGTACTTCGCTTGGTCCTTGACCAGCTCATGTGGAGCACAACGCTCTTCAGGCAAAGATGCAGGTTATATTATTTCTAACAATCATATGGCGGTTCCGCTGCGATGTAAATTGAAAACATTAACGAACCTCATACCAGTAGATGTGTTGCACTTGTCACTGCTTTATTACATCAAAGATGACTTTAATCTAAGCTGATCTTTAGCTGACTTTAATCTAAGCGGATACTTACCTGACTCTGATCTAGACTGATCTTTAGCAGACTTTAATCTAAGCTGATCTTTAGCCAACTTTAACCAAAGCTGATCTTTAGCTGACTTTAATCTAAGCCGATCTTTAGCAAACTTTAACCAAAGCTGATCTTTAGCTGACTTCTAATCAAAGCTGATCCTTAGCTAACTTTAATCTGAACTCATCTTTAGCCAATGAGTAACTGGAAAGTCAACAGAGTTTCGTGTTGGACATACAACGCCAGTCCTATCATGGACGGACATACAGAACGTATGTGGTAAACAAAGACAGATGTGGGGTTAGTGCGACCAGTCCTTACCTCTCCAGCCTGGCTGGTGGTTCTCTGTTGGCATATTGAGCGAGTTCAAATACCAACACAAATAAAGTTTTCCATATCGGTCGCCAAACCGAAACGGAAAGTTACAATATGAAAATCTGTTGAACTACTTAACGCAAATGAGGAAAGAGACTTGGGTTTCATAATCTCTAGTGACAGTTTCATGTGGTATTTTACCAACTAGATGCAAagaatggatacaaacttaaaatttcaggtatcctgttattaacaataaggtgttgtgacatttcttgcagggtttgtttagatctatccctaaaaaggCTCTATTTCTTACATTCTGAGACACAGTCTTCTACTTTACTTCCAAATGTTTGGCCACAAACTTcacaattcacacggttaacatctccatatagaccaaagcgccaatagtacctatagcctaggaTTATCTTCGCAGTTACAACATCTTATAATCTACTGATCTTAATATTTTCTCCACATACATGGCATACGACGCACTGAGGGAGGTCAATCCAATGTTTCTCGGTAACGGTGAAGCCAAACTTGATATACTCTTCAATGGACTTCCATTTCTCTGTCACAGACATTTGTGCTAATAAAAACACAGTCAGACACCACACCGCACAgtcatacaccacactacacagtcACACATCACACCATACAGTTAAACATCAagccacagtcacacaccactccacacagtcATCCACCATACCATAAAAGTAAGCACAAAACCACTGTCAAGAAACAGTTAATCAAGCCACAcagtcacataccacaccacacagtcacacaccacaccatacagtcacacaccacaccacacagtcacacaccacaccacacagtcacacaccacaccacacagtcaaacaccacaccacacagtcacacaccactccacacagtcatacaccataCCACAAAATTAAGCACAACACCACTGTCAAGAAACAGTTAAACACCaagccacacagtcacacaccacaccacacagtcacacaccacaccacaccacacaatcacacaccacaccacagcacacagtcaaacaccacacctcacagtcacataccacaccacacagtcacacaccacaccacacagtcacacaccacaccacacagtcacacaccacaccacaccacacagtcaaacaccacaccacacagtcacataccacaccacacagtcacacaccacaccacacagtcatacactcCACCAAAAGTCACAAAATAGTCAAACACCACGCaacacagtcatacaccacaccacacagtcatacactcCACCAAAGTCACAAAACAGTCAAAAACCacgccacacagtcacacaccacaccacacagtcacaccacTCCAGACagtcaaacaccacaccacacagtcaaacaccacaccacacagtcaaacaccacacagtcaaacaccacaccacacagtcacacaccacaccacacagtcaaacaccacaccacacagtcacacaccacaccacacagtcacacaccacatcacacagtcacacaccacaccacacagtcaaacaccacaccacacagtcacacaccactccacacagtcatacaccataCCACAAAATTAAGTACAACACCACTGTCAAGAAACAGTTAAACACCaagccacacagtcacacaccacaccacacagtcacacaccacaccacaccacacagtcaaacaccacaccacacaatcacacaccactccacagtcatacaccacaccacacagtcacacatcacaccatacactcacacaccacaccatacagtcacacaccatacaacacagtcacacaccacaccacacagtcacacaccacaccacacagtcaaacaccacacaacacaatcacacaccactccacagtcatacaccacaccacacagtcacacatcacaccatacactcacacaccacaccatacagtcacacaccatacgacacagtcacacaccacaccacacagtcacacaccacaccacacagtcaaacaccacaccacacagtcacacaccacaccacacagtcacacaccacaccacacagtcatgcaTTCCACCAAAAGTCACAAAATAGTCAAACACCACGCAACACAGCAATCTACATGCGAAAGCGATCAAAGTGTCAACATTGTGCCTAATTTCTGTGAAGAAAAATTgtttctaatgcctgttccctctggaacTTCCATCAATAGGGTGGCCACAACAAacgagtttccacttatccctctccttacatgcctcaTTTGTATATACCATTCAACACATTCTTGCAattaccatttctctccctctagtactcttacactatttccccatgtcacaggtggtcttccgcTTACGTAAACCCTTTAAAGCATCCCGTcacacactttccttgtaaacaccccatcttgcattctttccacaaacccaaaccaccttaaagtattatgaaTCAAACATTGTACAATTCATTCCCTGatataccaaatctctcatacaacccctcatttctttattcatttcatctagtcataccacatgctccgcTCAAATAAATCCCTTTCACTGCATAGATTCTTGgctcattccatatccatgtttcaGTTGTATTGATCAGGTTTATGAGGGCTATGCTGACCCTGTACTGCTCTTTTCCTTGTGTCTCTTTCTGTattaccaaacttacccaaaaGAGCTCCTAAACACTTAAATTCTATCACCTCCATTCGTTCTACCCTCATTTCTATAACATAATCTAGTacacttctctcactctatagggttttgcaaaatctatcatTTCACACTGTTCCGTTTCAAACACCACTACTCCACTTTAAATCTCATTTCATTTAGAACTCGTACCTACAACCTTCgtaaacacagtatcatccgaaAACAGGCTCCgttacactccatctctgcatctccTTTTCCTAGCTTTCTTTTCATATGTGTTAttactatatacacatatatgttaaAATGCCAACGTGACATTATACCCACGTATATACCGAAACTTTTACTCACTTCTCCATCCTTTCTCACACATGTATTCTGAAATgcacacatatatccctggggataggggagaaagaatacttcccatgtattccccgcgtgtcgtacggaaacagaaggagtcaagcgaagagtgctcatcctcctcgaaggctaagattggggtgtctgagtgtgtgtggatgtaaccaagatgaggagaaaggagagatagatagtatgcttgaggaaagaaacctggatggtTTGGATCTGAAGGAAAAGGACTCAatagtaaaggggaagagtggtttgggaatgtcttgggagtaaagtcagggtttgaagaaaggacaagaactaaggaaggagtagcactactgatagtgtaaaaaagtagattctagattgatgtgggtaaaacggaaagtgaatggagagagatgggtgattatttcttcatgagaagaaagattattagaggtaagtgttttcggagcagctgagtgagtgtgtaagcagctttgatgcataggagcaggttatagtggtgggtgatttaaatgcgaaggtgagtgatgtggcagttgagggtataattggtctaCATGGAATGTTTAAGGTTGCAAATGgatatggtgaggagcttgtggatttttgtgctggaaatggacttgtgattgaaaatacctgatttaaaaagagagatatacataagtataagtatgagagatggtcaaagggggttattggattatgtgttaattgataggcatgtaaaagaaaaaacttttggatgttaatgtcgtgggaggggtagctggagggatgcctgattactatcttgtagaggcgaaggtgaagatttgtaggagtttccagaaaagaagatataatgttggggagaagagattggtgagagtaggtgagcttggaaaggatatttgtgtgaggaagtaccggcagggatttagtgtagaatgattaggtgagagcaaatgacatgaggggagtggacgaggaatggaatgtatttagggaaacagtgatagcttgcggaaaagatgcatgtggcctgagaaaggtgggagttgggcagattagaaagggtagtgagtattgagatgaaggaagaaggttgttattgaaagagaagagagaggtgtttggacgattcttgccgggaagtaatgcaaatgactgggagatgtataaaagaaagtggcaggtcaagaaaaaggtgcaagcattgaaaaagagagcaaatgagagctggggtgagagagtatcattaagtttagggaggataagaatgtgttttggaggaggtaaataacgtgcaaaaGGGAAAAATCGGTGAAATGGacaattggggaggtaataaaaagaattgtTGAAGTAAGTATCTttaaggattgctgaatgtgtttcatgttataatgacatatatagggtgttttggtcggggtggtgtgcgaagtgagagggtcaggggaatgatttggtaaacagagaagtggtagtgaaagctttgtagaagatgaaagccgacaaggtgacgggtttggatggtactgcagtggaatttatcaaaaaaaggggcgactatgttgttgactggttggtaaggatattcaatatatgtatggatcatggtgaagtgcctgatgattagtggaatgcatgcatagtgccattgtacaaaagcaaaggggataaaggttcgtGTTCAAACttaagaggcataagtttgttgagtattcctggaaaatcatatgggaaggtattgattgagagggtaaaggcacgcacagagcatcaaactggggaagagtagtgtggtttccaaggtggtagaggatgtgtggatcaggtgtttgcttttaagaatatatgtgagaaatacttagaaaaacagatggatctgtatgtagcatttatggatctggaaaatgcatatgatacggttgatagagatgcttcctgaaaggttttaagagtatatggtgtgggaagtaaattgctagatgcagtgaaaagtttataccaaggatgtgaggcatttgtactagtgagaagagaggagagtaattggttcccagtgaatgtcggtttgtggcaggggtatgtgatgtctcaaCGGTTGTTcctttgtttgtggatggggtgattagggaggtaactccaagagttgtggatgagagagccagggaaatgagtcaattgttattTCCTgacgatacagctctggtggctgattcgggtgagaaactgcagtggttggtgactaggtttggaaaagtgtgtgcaaggaggaagttgagtgtaaatgtgaataagagcaaggtaattaggctcaatagggttgagggacaagttaaatgagaTATAAGTTTAAAGAGAGAAAATTAGAGgatgttaagtgttttagatgtctgggagtgaacttagcagcagatggaaccatggaagcggaagtgagtcacaggggtaggggagggggccaaggttctgggagcgatgaagaatgtgtggaaggagacaacGTTATctagaagagcaaaaatgggtatgcttgaaggaatagtggttccaacaatgttgtatggttgcgaggcatgggctatagataagattgtatggaggagggtggatgtgttggaaatgaaatgtttgaggtttgtggtgtgaggtggttttatcgagtaagcaaTGGACGGGtaggagaaatgtgtggaaataaagagtatggttgagaaagcagaagagggtgtgttgaaatggtttgggcatatgaagagaatgagtgaggaaagattgacaaagaggatatatgtcagaggtggtgagaagaaggagaagcaggaggtggaaggatggagtgaaaattattttgagtgatcggggcctgaacatacagaagggtgagaggtatgcaaggaatagagtaaattggaataatatggtataccggggtcaaagcgctgtcaatggattgaactagggcaagtgaagcttctaaggtctgtggggcaatacaagacagctagagactgagtgtgaacgattgtggcgtttttgtcttttccttgtgctaactgTCTGGAGCGTGGGTGGTGCTATAtcctatgtggcggggtggcgacgggaatgaatggaggcagcaagtatgattatatacatgtgtatatatgtttatgtctctgtatgtatatgtatgtatatagtgaaaTTTGTATtaatgtaaatgtgcgtgtatgggagtttatgtatacatatgtatgtatgagtggttgagccattcttcgtctgtttccttgcgctaccttgctgacgcaggaaatagcgattaAGAATGATAGAAAATATCATTAAAGATATAATAACAGGCAACTTTAATTAGTTCCACAGACTGCGAGTATGAGAAGCCTTTTGTAAATACAGATGCTCATTAGTCCGGGACTCCACGTAAAGGAAAATTTAATCAATCCATAACCCTGGCATTACCCATTTGTAAGAACCCTTATTCATGAAATAATACATACCGAATGTATTTTGCCACTTGCACCACAAACGCTGAAATACCCTAACCAACCTCCAAACTCAGTCCTAAACTCTAATCCACCAGACATACGCCCAAGAGAAACCACATTCCTCCCATAAAAAACCCAAGTTACACTCTCCTGCTTACACTCTGGACATACCTCATTATCACAACACTAAAAAAGGAATTCTAACATATTCCAAGGCATTTCATGCCCATGAAGTAACTACCACACAGAAAACACAGCACTTACTAATTCGATTGCTCTGAACTCTGCACATACTGCAAGAGCCTCATGAGGATTGAAGgtactcctggggcaggaagttaTGGTATGGTATCTGAGTTAAAGTATATGTTAACATGAATTTATGCTAACTCTTTAACTAGACCGTACATGTTACAGTTACTTCACACTCTGCACAAAGATTATCTTTATTCACCTTTACACTTTGctcagttagcctttgtactgTCATTCAACTATGCTGCCTCATTTGATTTTGGGCGCTAAACTTAGTCGGACTGTAATCATTTTGTGCCCTAAGTTCACACTTactgcaagttgccttatagcaTTTTTTGTAAGCTCGATTGTGATATGCATACTACGTTCATGATAAAATCTGTTTTAAGTGTCCCGATAACCAGCTCTTTCATGCtactatatatttcattttctcttgttcTCTCTGACCACTTCCATCCCATTCCCCTATATCATGTTTTCAGTCTCTGTGGGAAATGATAGattagtttcatttttccacatgACATGAAATTCCTTGTTACTCTTGGGTGGCTCTTGTATGTGTGTACGGGATCATAGTATTGGAAGCCTCCATATTACTCTCTCAATATGGCAGTCATGGTAGTTCAGCATAGAACTGGTGTGCCATGATACCAGCTATAGCAgataagtttactttcttaatgaACCTCAAAAATTGGTTTTGGAACTAATCCTTCACATACTCCTTTTAACATTATGTGAAACCCTTGCAGCACTTCTGACACTTTAGAGTGGCCTTTACCACAAACA
This genomic window contains:
- the LOC139747741 gene encoding tyrosine-protein kinase Fes/Fps-like, coding for MVCRKILAGTDWAVPEEVPVIRLEDLVKGESLGQGISGITYKGSFYLPDGEVVPVAIKEYIGPDAMTEMDKEARVLHKLNGTAGAPRLHGVLMEPLSLVMELCAGVCYDTFMNTASVDDALKVFIELVSEVKALHHAGYCHCDLHGGNIIISDTPDLTVRLIDFGLSEKVDEKPHDLAYLWTTMDSERLLELGASIAGAVGHTPAGREFREATLKQPIGDDAELDELASLATDALLEWLDEYGMV